The Syngnathus typhle isolate RoL2023-S1 ecotype Sweden linkage group LG6, RoL_Styp_1.0, whole genome shotgun sequence genome has a window encoding:
- the b3gnt2l gene encoding N-acetyllactosaminide beta-1,3-N-acetylglucosaminyltransferase 2 isoform X1, producing the protein MTLTFLKFAHRLVLHSNNVLMRLPRRCRVLLLLSMFLLVVLYSNFRKEAISQVKEPPKHAAVRQTEDRRLVQTQIPTKVPSPVLTPPSVNVSSEFRTSIPENGAYWNQLLHARLKRAERGENPLSRDPSWPHCRDNQTNVNDVASYSPLLRNFLWGMKCRSPPFLMDQPDKCKENATFLLFAIKSIPAHFERRQAVRDTWGREYLHDGGLHVRTAFLLGASSPDDPDISALVRFEAERYGDILQADFHDSLLNLTLKMNAFLRWTLERCPRVSFVFSGDDDVIVNTPALLSYLSSLDSSKASRLYTGHVIKTARPLRDPKSKYFIPASFYKGPYPAYVGGGGFVISGALLRPLYSACGAIPFFPIDDVYIGMCFNALGVSPQAHGGFHTFDIRERDRENMCIYKNLILVHRRSPQQVKKIWRGIHSPLLTC; encoded by the exons ATGACCCTCACCTTCTTGAAATTTGCACACAGGTTGGTCCTGCATTCCAATAACGTCCTCATGAGACTCCCTCGGAGGTGCCGAGTATTGCTCCTTCTGTCCATGTTCCTCTTGGTCGTCCTCTACTCCAACTTTCGAAAGGAGGCCATCTCCCAAGTGAAAGAACCTCCAAAGCATGCCGCCGTGCGCCAAACTGAGGATCGACGGCTGGTCCAAACCCAAATCCCAACCAAAGTCCCAAGTCCAGTCTTGACCCCACCCTCTGTCAACGTATCTTCTGAGTTCAGGACTTCTATCCCAGAAAATGGAGCATACTGGAATCAGCTTTTGCACGCCCGACTGAAACGTGCCGAAcggggcgagaacccattgagCCGGGACCCGTCCTGGCCTCACTGCCGGGACAATCAAACCAACGTGAACGACGTGGCCTCCTACTCGCCCCTGCTGCGCAACTTCCTGTGGGGGATGAAGTGCCGCTCGCCTCCGTTCCTCATGGACCAGCCCGACAAGTGCAAGGAGAACGCCACCTTTCTGCTCTTCGCCATCAAATCCATCCCGGCCCATTTCGAGCGGCGTCAG GCGGTACGTGACACCTGGGGCCGGGAGTACCTTCATGACGGCGGCCTACACGTGAGGACGGCCTTCCTGTTGGGTGCCTCTTCGCCAGATGACCCAGACATCAGTGCGCTAGTCAG GTTCGAAGCCGAGCGTTACGGCGACATCTTGCAGGCTGACTTCCACGATTCTCTCCTCAACCTGACCCTCAAGATGAACGCCTTCCTCCGGTGGACCCTGGAAAGGTGTCCACGAGTCTCCTTCGTCTTCAGCGGGGACGACGACGTCATCGTCAACACCCCGGCCCTCCTGAGCTACCTCAGCTCTCTGGATTCTTCCAAGGCCTCTCGCTTATACACCGGACACGTGATAAAAACAGCGAGACCTCTTCGGGACCCCAAGAGCAAGTACTTCATCCCCGCGAGCTTCTACAAAGGACCCTACCCGGCCTACGTAGGCGGCGGCGGCTTCGTCATCTCCGGGGCCTTACTGCGACCGCTCTATTCCGCCTGCGGAGCCATTCCCTTCTTCCCCATCGACGACGTCTACATCGGCATGTGCTTCAACGCCCTGGGGGTCTCGCCGCAGGCCCACGGTGGCTTCCACACCTTCGACATCCGAGAGAGAGATCGCGAGAATATGTGCATCTACAAGAATTTGATCTTAGTCCACCGCCGGTCCCCCCAGCAGGTGAAGAAGATCTGGAGGGGTATCCACAGTCCACTACTGACTTgttga
- the b3gnt2l gene encoding N-acetyllactosaminide beta-1,3-N-acetylglucosaminyltransferase 2 isoform X2, which translates to MRLPRRCRVLLLLSMFLLVVLYSNFRKEAISQVKEPPKHAAVRQTEDRRLVQTQIPTKVPSPVLTPPSVNVSSEFRTSIPENGAYWNQLLHARLKRAERGENPLSRDPSWPHCRDNQTNVNDVASYSPLLRNFLWGMKCRSPPFLMDQPDKCKENATFLLFAIKSIPAHFERRQAVRDTWGREYLHDGGLHVRTAFLLGASSPDDPDISALVRFEAERYGDILQADFHDSLLNLTLKMNAFLRWTLERCPRVSFVFSGDDDVIVNTPALLSYLSSLDSSKASRLYTGHVIKTARPLRDPKSKYFIPASFYKGPYPAYVGGGGFVISGALLRPLYSACGAIPFFPIDDVYIGMCFNALGVSPQAHGGFHTFDIRERDRENMCIYKNLILVHRRSPQQVKKIWRGIHSPLLTC; encoded by the exons ATGAGACTCCCTCGGAGGTGCCGAGTATTGCTCCTTCTGTCCATGTTCCTCTTGGTCGTCCTCTACTCCAACTTTCGAAAGGAGGCCATCTCCCAAGTGAAAGAACCTCCAAAGCATGCCGCCGTGCGCCAAACTGAGGATCGACGGCTGGTCCAAACCCAAATCCCAACCAAAGTCCCAAGTCCAGTCTTGACCCCACCCTCTGTCAACGTATCTTCTGAGTTCAGGACTTCTATCCCAGAAAATGGAGCATACTGGAATCAGCTTTTGCACGCCCGACTGAAACGTGCCGAAcggggcgagaacccattgagCCGGGACCCGTCCTGGCCTCACTGCCGGGACAATCAAACCAACGTGAACGACGTGGCCTCCTACTCGCCCCTGCTGCGCAACTTCCTGTGGGGGATGAAGTGCCGCTCGCCTCCGTTCCTCATGGACCAGCCCGACAAGTGCAAGGAGAACGCCACCTTTCTGCTCTTCGCCATCAAATCCATCCCGGCCCATTTCGAGCGGCGTCAG GCGGTACGTGACACCTGGGGCCGGGAGTACCTTCATGACGGCGGCCTACACGTGAGGACGGCCTTCCTGTTGGGTGCCTCTTCGCCAGATGACCCAGACATCAGTGCGCTAGTCAG GTTCGAAGCCGAGCGTTACGGCGACATCTTGCAGGCTGACTTCCACGATTCTCTCCTCAACCTGACCCTCAAGATGAACGCCTTCCTCCGGTGGACCCTGGAAAGGTGTCCACGAGTCTCCTTCGTCTTCAGCGGGGACGACGACGTCATCGTCAACACCCCGGCCCTCCTGAGCTACCTCAGCTCTCTGGATTCTTCCAAGGCCTCTCGCTTATACACCGGACACGTGATAAAAACAGCGAGACCTCTTCGGGACCCCAAGAGCAAGTACTTCATCCCCGCGAGCTTCTACAAAGGACCCTACCCGGCCTACGTAGGCGGCGGCGGCTTCGTCATCTCCGGGGCCTTACTGCGACCGCTCTATTCCGCCTGCGGAGCCATTCCCTTCTTCCCCATCGACGACGTCTACATCGGCATGTGCTTCAACGCCCTGGGGGTCTCGCCGCAGGCCCACGGTGGCTTCCACACCTTCGACATCCGAGAGAGAGATCGCGAGAATATGTGCATCTACAAGAATTTGATCTTAGTCCACCGCCGGTCCCCCCAGCAGGTGAAGAAGATCTGGAGGGGTATCCACAGTCCACTACTGACTTgttga
- the bckdha gene encoding 2-oxoisovalerate dehydrogenase subunit alpha, mitochondrial, whose amino-acid sequence MAAVSSISPMTKMYRACFHAARQASALKASRLLHHRTFRVNAALRQQPFDSTLEKPQFPGASAEFVDHLEFIEPNVISGIPVYRVMDRQGNIINPSQDPQLSKETVLNFYQKMTLLNTMDRILYESQRQGRISFYMTNYGEEGTHIGSAAALDPTDMVFGQYREAGVLMYRGFPLDSFMAQCYANVDDLGKGRQMPVHYGSRDLNFVTISSPLATQIPQAVGAAYAFKRENTNRAVICYFGEGAASEGDAHAGFNFSATLECPIIFFCRNNGYAISTPTNEQYRGDGIAARGPGYGMLSIRVDGNDVFAVYNATKEARRRAVAENQPFLIEAMTYRIGHHSTSDDSSAYRSVDEVNYWDKQDHPISRLRHYMATRSWWSEEDERAWRKQSRKTVMEVFERAEKRLKPNPELLFTDVYEEMTPALNKQRDSLMRHMQQYKEHYPLDLYDKDSG is encoded by the exons ATGGCAGCTGTTAGCAGCATTAGCCCTATGACTAAAATGTATAGGGCATGTTTCCACGCAGCTCGGCAAGCGTCTGCCCTGAAGGCGTCAAGGTTGCTTCACCACAGGACCTTCAGAGTCAAC GCTGCACTCAGACAGCAACCGTTTGACTCCACACTGGAGAAGCCTCAGTTTCCTGGCGCTTCGGCAGAGTTTGTGGACCATCTGGAGTTTATCGAGCCCAACGTCATCTCGGGCATCCCAGTATACCGGGTCATGGACCGCCAAGGCAACATCATCAACCCCTCCCAAGACCCTCAG CTCTCCAAAGAAACGGTTCTGAACTTCTACCAGAAGATGACACTGTTGAACACAATGGACCGCATTCTTTATGAATCTCAAAGACAG GGCAGGATTTCTTTCTACATGACCAACTATGGCGAGGAGGGCACACACATTGGCAGCGCCGCCGCTCTGGATCCGACCGACATGGTCTTTGGACAATACAGAGAAGCCG GGGTGCTGATGTATCGCGGCTTCCCCCTGGACTCCTTCATGGCTCAGTGCTACGCCAACGTCGACGACCTGGGCAAAGGCCGCCAGATGCCAGTCCACTACGGCTCACGGGACCTCAACTTTGTCACCATCTCGTCGCCGTTGGCCACGCAGATCCCGCAAG CGGTGGGAGCCGCGTACGCCTTCAAGCGGGAGAACACCAACCGAGCTGTGATTTGCTACTTCGGCGAGGGGGCGGCCAGCGAGGGTGACGCCCACGCCGGCTTTAACTTCTCGGCCACGCTGGAGTGCCCCATCATCTTCTTTTGCCGTAACAATGGCTACGCCATCTCCACCCCCACCAATGAGCAGTATCGTGGCGACGGCATCG CTGCTCGCGGGCCGGGCTACGGCATGCTGTCAATCCGCGTGGACGGGAACGACGTTTTTGCCGTGTACAACGCCACCAAGGAGGCTCGGCGCAGAGCCGTCGCCGAGAACCAGCCCTTCCTCATTGAGGCCATGACGTACAG GATCGGCCACCACAGCACCAGCGACGACAGCTCGGCGTACCGCTCGGTGGACGAAGTCAACTATTGGGACAAGCAGGACCACCCCATCTCACGCCTTCGCCACTACATGGCGACCAGGAGCTGGTGGAGCGAGGAGGACGAACGCGCCTGGCGCAAGCAGTCGCGCAAGACCGTCATGGAGGTGTTCGAACGGGCCGAGAAGCGTTTGAAACCGAACCCGGAGCTGCTCTTCACCGACGTCTACGAAGAAATGACGCCCGCCCTCAACAAGCAGCGAGACTCGCTCATGCGGCACATGCAGCAGTACAAGGAGCATTACCCTCTCGACCTCTACGACAAAGACTCGGGCTGA
- the exosc5 gene encoding exosome complex component RRP46: MECTPSAVSLREFGCEQNLLSRPDGSASFTQGDTSVLAAVYGPAEVKVSKEIYDRATLEVIIQPKVGLASVKERAQEQCVRESCEASLLMSLHPRSSLTLVLQELHNDGSLLSCFLNAGCMAMMDAGLPMSCLFCGVTCAIHTDGSIITDPTAAQEAESRALMTFAVGNKERQVMMTSTKGSFSVQEMQQCIAISQAASEKIFSFYRESLRRRYSKSV, encoded by the exons ATGGAGTGCACTCCGTCTGCAGTATCCCTCAGAGAATTTGGCTGCGAGCAAAATTTACTCTCACGTCCTGACGGATCGGCGTCTTTCACACAag gtGACACAAGTGTACTGGCTGCAGTATACGGACCAGCTGAAGTCAAAGTTAGTAAGGAGATTTATGACCGGGCGACGTTGGAGGTGATTATCCAACCCAAAGTGGGACTTGCAA gcgtAAAGGAGCGAGCTCAGGAACAATGTGTGCGGGAAAGCTGTGAGGCATCCCTGCTTATGTCCCTTCACCCTCGTTCGTCCCTCACGCTCGTTTTACAGGAGCTCCATAACGATGGCTCT CTCTTATCCTGTTTCTTGAATGCCGGCTGCATGGCTATGATGGACGCCGGTTTGCCAATGAGCTGCCTGTTCTGCGGCGTCACTTGCGCCATCCACACGGACGGGAGCATCATCACCGATCCGACCGCTGCTCAGGAAGCG GAGAGTCGAGCTCTAATGACCTTTGCCGTCGGCAACAAAGAGCGCCAAGTGATGATGACCTCAACCAAAGGATCGTTTTCAGTGCAAGAG ATGCAGCAGTGCATCGCCATCAGTCAGGCGGCGTCTGAGAAGATCTTCAGCTTCTACAGAGAATCACTCAGACGGCGCTACTCCAAAagcgtctga
- the tmem91 gene encoding synapse differentiation-inducing gene protein 1 — MENRDELEHPLLGESPQPPSGPAPGGVFKGMLVKCEEDMAYPPMAWRGYCGHPPEVQQPHQLLDPCSLPRTFESFYPAAPIWSHGDSLLSKDYLETTFVDIGPGSTLERKLLAEAHGDFHSATYSMDDEDDLLPDSDDSSMEDFSDSDSESNFPLMIPQDYLGLAFFSMLCCFWPLGIAAFYLSQKTNKASAEGDLQGANAASRQALWLSVLSIVFGIVTYICAIAALISYLSAKPP; from the exons ATGGAGAATCGCGATGAGCTGGAGCACCCTCTGTTGGGGGAAAGTCCGCAACCGCCGTCGGGACCGGCTCCCGGGGGAGTCTTCAAGGGAATGCTGGTCAAGTGCGAGGAGGACATGGCCTACCCTCCTATGGCATGGAGGGGCTACTGCGGACACCCGCCAGAAGTTCAGCAACCGCATCAGCTTCTGGACCCGTGTTCCTTGCCCCGCACGTTCGAGTCCTTCTACCCGGCTGCGCCCATCTGGAGCCACGGCGACTCGCTGCTCAGCAAGGACTACCTGGAGACCACCTTTGTGGACATCGGGCCCGGATCCACGCTGGAGCGCAAGCTGTTGGCCGAGGCGCACGGTGACTTCCACAGCGCCACCTACAGCATGGACGACGAAGACGACCTGCTGCCCGACTCGGAC GACTCGTCCATGGAAGACTTCAGCGATAGCGACAGCGAGAGCAACTTCCCCCTGATGATCCCTCAGGACTACCTGGGCCTCGCCTTCTTCTCCATGCTCTGCTGCTTCTGGCCCCTGGGCATCGCCGCCTTCTACCTCTCGCAGaag ACCAACAAGGCTTCGGCCGAGGGCGACCTCCAGGGGGCCAACGCGGCGTCCCGCCAGGCCCTGTGGCTTTCCGTGCTCTCCATCGTGTTCGGGATCGTGACCTACATCTGCGCCATCGCCGCCCTCATTTCCTACCTGTCTGCCAAGCCgccgtaa